Part of the Methylomonas sp. AM2-LC genome, GACAGATACTATAGGTACTTCCTTGCCACCGCCAAGGTAGTTTTGAATACCCCATAAACCGAATAGCACACAAATTAATACCAAAATGACTGATGCAAAAACACCGTGTACTTTTTCTCTAATCTTTAATAGCATAAACCCTGTCCCTAAAACAGATTTAAACCTGATTTCTTCAGGCAATGAATGTAAGCATGCAAAAAAAAACCTCGAACCATGTTACGGCCCGAGGTTTCTGTTTTGGCGGAGCGGACGGGGCTCGAACCCGCGACCCCCGGCGTGACAGGCCGGTATTCTAACCAACTGAACTACCGCTCCTAAGTCTGGTGGGTGCTGAGGGGTTCGAACCCCCGACCCTCGCCTTGTAAGGGCGATGCTCTCCCAGCTGAGCTAAGCACCCGACTAAAGAGCGACTAGTTTACAGCATCTTTTAAAGATTTGCCAGCTTTAAATGAAGGAATTTTTGCTGCTTTGATTGTAATTTCTTCGCCTGTTTGCGGATTACGACCTTTACGCTCTGCTCTTTCTTTAACTTCGAAAGTGCCAAAGCCTACTAATGCAACAGAATCGCCTGATTTTAAAGCATTTTCTACGGCTTTAATAAAACCGTCCAAAGCACGGCCTGCATCGGTTTTGGTCAATTGTGACACACCTGCGATTGCATCGATAAGTTCCGATTTATTCATTTATTTACCCTTAGGTTGTTGTTGTATTAATTATGCTTATCAATCAAGCGGTT contains:
- a CDS encoding HU family DNA-binding protein; translation: MNKSELIDAIAGVSQLTKTDAGRALDGFIKAVENALKSGDSVALVGFGTFEVKERAERKGRNPQTGEEITIKAAKIPSFKAGKSLKDAVN